The following DNA comes from Rosa rugosa chromosome 5, drRosRugo1.1, whole genome shotgun sequence.
ggaatgatgaattttggagataaggaagcactttctgctcctttattccttcaattttatctccatcaagcactcagattTTGAcggtgacttcttcataagaaatgttccactatgagtgtagatcaccctggtaaaatttcagaactttttatatagtggttgggccgaaaaccctgctggacctcttacaggtccagttttccaagcctctctagacaaggaaattggactgattgtttgaaggtctttcactcaaaaatagctctggcactcttcataagaaatgatccttgggctttctagatttaatctggaaagtttcatctcatttgaatttcgtttggttagtctgccgcccctccttccttgtttagctcggtttctcctagccgaagtaggaaaatgtgctaaagttgacttttcatgctttcatgcttccatacttccatgcttccatagtaggctttatttagcctctaaatatatatttcgaacttgtcgacaatatatagcttgagccactaacattggctcaatttctcgaagacgtgccttgtcaggccaaaatgctcattttgggtccaaacaactgCGGTGGAAACTTTGGCTCTAACTACAAGAGCTTTGGCCTAAGAAATGCTTGCAATGAGGCTTGTAATTCTTTTTTACTTGGCTAAGGGCCAATGGTATAGTCTCTATCAATAAATGCATGATTTGAAGGAGGCTTGTAATAAAAGTTTTTGCTGCATATGAGGTTTGGTTATCATGGTAGAAGTTCTGGCAACACCTATTTTTGGTTGACTAGGCTTGCAACATGGGAATTTGGTTTTATATGAACTCCTTTGGCTAAGAATCGGAGGTAATTTTGGTTTTAGCAGTAGATTCATTGGCTTGAGAAATGCTTGCAATAAAAATTTTGATTTGACTGGAGAAATTTCTGGCTATGAAATTGAATATCTATATTTGGTTGCTGCAATGAAAACTTGAACTATGTAGTAAAGTTGGTTTAAGAAAGGCTTGAAGTAGTGAACTTGATTCGATTCAAGTTATTTTACTTTGAGCTTGGATAATTTGATAGCTGCAAGTGAGGTTTTGATTACTGAAGTGAGGGATGTGACTCTGttttattttgagttttgacatcaGGCTTATGTAGGTAAAAAATGAGATTTTGGCTGTTGCAGTGGAAGTTTTGGCTTTTAGcataattttcttttgtttggggAAGCTTGTAATAAGGATTTTTTATTATTGTAGAGGCTATGACATGATTTTGGTAATGGCACTAAAGGATTTGTCAATAGCTGTGAATGCTTATTTTGAAGAAGGCATGACTGTAGTAGCCATTAATGGATGAGATGTTCATCCCGGCATGAAAATATGTTGAGAGTTAAACTTTCAACCTCAGCCCCCCCAAGTCTATAGGCATGAAGTAGCTTGTTAAAGATTAAATATTGGTAGCATTGTACAACACTCTTCTATATGCATGAACAAAGTTCACCTGTCAATATCATTGAATTTTCATGATTTGCATAATCAGACTATTACATAAATGATTGGTTATTGCAGTGAAAACTTTGGATCTAGCTAGGGGTGATTGTTCTGGTTTTAGAAAGGTTTCCACTAATGTTTTTGGTTTGACATGAGGCTTGTTTGGCTTGAAAACTAAATATTGTAATCACTGTATATTTGGTTACTATAGTGGAAATTTTGGCTAGATTTTGGTAATTGTAGTAAAGAATTTAGCTATAGCTGTGAATGCTATCAAGTAAGGTTTCTAGAAGGTGATCACATATTTGAATTAcgaaaaaagttgaatttgcaTTTGTCAGCCCCCAAGTGTTTGCATGATTTGAGGTATGGATCTCAATATACTTAAATATTTTCAACATTGTACAATGTTCTTAAAGTAGATCACAAGAATCTGCAACCCAAAATAAAGCTTGTTTGCATGGCTTGAGATACTGTTATGAAGTATAGCTGCAGGGCGTTTTATCACAACAATACAAATGCTTATCTTCTAAGATTCATCGAGCACAAACATTTATGCAAGAGAAACAATATTTGCTTGTACGCATTGAGTATAATAGACTAACTAACAAGAGGATTCTCTTGTTAATTGGACATCATCTGAGTGTTAAGCTTGTCTGTATTTGCTTCACTTTTTAAGGACAATCTATGGCAGTGCAATGCTACCGTAGTAACAATACAATATTTAAGATTCATCAAGTATATGTCATAATAGCAGAGGTTTCATCTAGATTTAGGTACTAGTTTTTATTGTAGTTCAGGATTTGGCTAAGGGAGTAAAAACTTTAGCTATGCACTAAAAGTTTCAGATATGGTAAAGCTTGCATAAAAGATTCCTAGTATGAAACATTTTTGACTATGGTAGTGAAAATTTTGGTTACTGCTGTGAAGACTCATGCTTGGGCAGGGAAGGCTACAACTTGGAAAAGACTTGCACCAAGAATTATCCACATCTTGAGGTAAGGCTCTATTTGGTTTTGGCATCAAGTATGATATTGCCTCTGAGGTTTTGGCACAGAAAGTTAGGactatgatgaagaaagaagGAACTTAAGATGGTGGGCTTGGACTTGAGGAATCATCAACAAAACATACACAACAGTTATGAATCATGTTAAAAGAGGTAGCCCCCTGTTACTTGAATTCAACAACAGTTTTGAATGACACAAGCATGCTTAAATTGAAAGACTGCATGATGAACAGATTTTCTGAATCACAACCTAGTCCACAGTGAAGTCGCCAAAATGTGAGGGTCCTTTTAAAATTAAGCATTGACTAGGCCAAAATCAACCCAATAATTGATTAATGGGAGAATTTTGTGTGTGATTCAGATAATGAACAGAGCTTGCAGAGTGAAgcatggtgtgggagctagaaacaCATTGCGGTGAGAGAATTTGGGGTTTTTGGGAACCTGGTCCGAAGGAGAGTTTGGAAAAGAGATTGAGAATTGGGTttatgcttgaaggcttgaaggcTTGATTGCTGTAGGTGTTTctaagttttctgggttttgctcgaTTATGCTGGATTGTTTCTTTACACTGGCAAAGCTCTCTCCCCTCATTACAATCCCAAATCTCCTCTTATATAGGCTTTATTGGGAACACATGATTTCTGGATAAAACATTTCTTCTTCAACCTAGACACGATTTATGCCTTAAAATCTAGGAAAAGAAAACTTACTTGAGAGATGAAGCTTTGGGAGAGGGAGAAGGACGTTGTCGCCGTCGACAAAGATTGCAGCAAAAACAGCTGCGGTGGCACAAAACCTGGAACGAGGTTGACGAGGAAGTTTGAGAATTGTGCCCTCATGGTTTAAGGAAGAAGAGAATATTCTTTAACTGGTCACAAGGTTTGCCTTTCACTACCTAGCAGAAGGAATCGGTTGTTCTTGAGGATTTTAGTTCGATCTATGTATAGGCAATTGATGCGGGGAAGAAGGCAAGATTAGAATAAAGAGGAAGAAAGCTGGGCTTTCTGTTTAGGAGAAATGTTGACCCAAATCTCATATACACCATTTCGCCATCGATTTAAGTCATTGGGCTCGGATCTCGGGCCCAAGATCGAGATCACCAACGACGCTAAATCAATATACGAGCATTATGTATTTCCGTAACCTGCCACACCACACCCACTTCTGCAAGCCCCAAGAAAGTAgttgtggcttgggtccacatgCGTGGCATGATGGTTCGAGAAGATATgtaatttttgtattttcaaATGCGGTTTGCATGTGTATTTCTTTATCGGGGTTGAAATATGCGTAGGGCATGCTTTGTGCTTTTTTGGGTATCAACACCAACATAGCCGTAATGTTGTGGCATATGAGGAATATAACCCCCACGGTCGCTTTGATTACTTGACCGGCCAGTTGACCACGCAAAATCTTTGACGCGTCCGGAATTAAAAGGTCCGTCCGGCGCATTACGTAGTGCGAGCTAATCAATTCCCAGGTCAACTACTAACAGCGCCATGTTGTAGCCGTTTGGGATTAAAAATGTTTAAAATGATTTCAAgcactaaatatatatatatatattatatatccaACCCACCACCCCCACGGCGACGCTTTAATGACACTTCGAAATTCGGTCAACAATTTCACTTGCCCACTTGAAAATGTCAAACCCCAACAAAACGAAAGCCAATTAAGCACCTTCTAGTTTCCTGCTCCATCACGTATCTTCCACCGGTGGGCCCCCACCCCAGAACCAGCGCATTCATGCCGTTACAGAGTTTGAAACTGAGGGTTGTAAATTGTGTGTGGAGGAAGAGGGAAGGTCTTTTTAAAATTTGGGTCAAAGGCTCGTGAATGGAGAAAGCAAACTAGGCGTTTTCCATATCGAGCTTTTTCTTTGAATTCTAGAGTGGTCGACCACCTCGCCTTTTGACCCTAACATATAAACTGCTTTGGGGACCATATTTAAGTCAAAGTAACTTCCGCTGTGTTCACCATTATATGAACAACAAACATAGAAAGTTCTTGATTTTGGTCTTTAGTTACTCTAGGGTTTTGTAAAAGATCAAGGGACTGCTCTGCCTCCCAAGGTTTTTGACTAATTCCAATATATTAATGATCGATTAAAGTCATAAAACGGTTAATAAATTTGACTTTCGACATTTTTAATATATGAATATGATTCACTTATCATAAATTTAGCGTTGAGGTCGTTTATTTTTATGATAAAACTCACCACGTACATACTGTAATTTTAAGACTAATTTTATCGGTTCAAACCTAAAATGTCAAGAAATAGATAGCGGTgtaaaaaaagaggaagtgagttgactggaattaaaaaaaaaaaggataacaTACAACacgataaaaaatttaaaactaaTTTTAAGTAGAGTAATTAATgtgataatttttttaaatggcTAACTATGAACTTGTAAAGTGTATTCGAACAGACAGCTATACTACTACACGAATCGATCAGTCGACCAAATATGATTTGTGTAATGAAAGAGACTAGTTGGGACGTTGGGTAGGGACTAAATTAGAAAGTCAAATATTCACCCCAAATAAAACAGAAGgtcaacattgacaacaaaaacAAGTGGAGGATGCTCCTTGTCCTTGGGCAATAATAAAGCTAAAATTACTGACAGAATAAAGTTAAAACTACTGGTGGAATAATCTTTATTCACGGTGAGCAAGAATCTTTTGCACAAAGCAATCTAACCAAGATCGGACTTTTTCAGCTCTCAATATATTCCCCAAGAAAATCAACCCATTCAAGATATGAATAAATCCCTCCCTCCTCTAATAAACTATGAATATAACAGAAACCTAATGAGGGCcttccgcctctctctctctctctctgctaaacCCTAGCCCCCACAGGTTGGGACTCTATCAATGGAGCACGGCGCCAACACCACGCAGATCAACTGTCTCTGCCTCTCGCTGTCTCTTTACGGCAATCCAACACCGACTTTGGGCGACGCATGTCCAATCGATTGTTCTCATCGCTGAGAATTATCGAGATGAGTTTGGGGGGTTTGCCTTTGCTGGGCTATCGCGTGTGATAGCAGATAATCTGGTCAGATTCCTGCCAGGCAGGAAGCTACTGAAGGCGGGTTTGGTGGGCCTTGCCGGAGAGACGGATTTCTGGATTCGCCCATGTCGGGCTCGACTCAAACTGGATCTGAGACTTGGTGGAGGAGAATACACAGCGAGATCAGGGGATGATCACCTCCTCCATGACCTATTTCTACCGGTGACGGAAAACCGACGTGTAGATCAGGGGCTTACCTATTCTGGTCTGCGATTGGAACTGGCTGTTGCTGTCGATCTGATACGGAAGACAGTGGTCTCAAGGTATCGATCTGCGGGCTCACCAAAGGGGTCTGATAGTCGTGAGCGTTGCATGACGGCGATGGTGGCAGCGAACGGGACAAACGCCGGTGATAGAAAGGCAGTGGTGCCCAGTTCTGGTTGGGTGCCAAAATCTGTTCAGGGGCCCACACCAGATTGGAAGCCCAAAGGGGGCTGGAGGCCTAATTGGCTAAGGGCCTGGTTTTGGACTACATGGTTGGGCTTGATTACTTCAGGGtatcgtatttgggatcctggtggGTGGATTCAAACAGCCTCGCTTATGTTTGACATAAGTGACATTGGCTTTCTTTTATGTTTCTATGCCTATACACTATGTATTAGATTAtgtcatagttataggctcatTTTAGAtcagtgagcgataagttcgaatatagttggtctatcctatgtaccactgtggcccCTCCACGAATTCTTGTCTgaccattgttatgtgtcagcggatgggtatgtaatggccttcttgacATGCGATAATCAATGGATTTCcattatctcaaaaaaaaaaaactatgaataTAACATGATTCTAGAAAATATTTACAGTAATAATGAAAACGTGTTGTCTACTGTATATTAATGAATCGATATATTAAATAAATTATCTTCATACAGAGGTAGATTAACTCATTATAAAGATAAAAGCTCATTTACTACCGTATAAAATGAGTCTTACAATTCAAAGATTTTCATTGACGAATGATCAGAACGGTACATACAAATGGTCTAAATATGACACCCAGTAACATCATGAATTGTTACATAATACTGTTCATTATTAAAAAACTTGCAAAAATTAAAGTTAACCAAGACCTCTATATGGAATCtttatattaatatattataaaaatatcctaataacaaaatatatatatataatcagtgAATTTGTGTCACAACTCACAATGCACTGCTTTTCTCACATCAAGCATTGACCATTTGTGTTTCCAACATTTTCAACTCTCTGAGTGCGTTACAAAGAGGGAACCCTCTTTTGCCCCATGTGGGACCCATGACCCAGCTCCTTTAGAGTTTAGACTTTACAGTAATCCCTATTTTATCTTCATGTCATCATGTGCCATGCAAAAACTGTAATAAAGAAACATCAAACAGATCTCCACCGTCCGATCCTTCCTTTGACTTTGCACCCTTGTTTTCGTTTCTTTTATAAACCATGTCCACCCCCAATATCTCAAACCAGCAAAACTCATTTCCTCTTTGACTCCTGAGTCTCTCTTTGTttccagaccaaaaaaaaaaccttcaaTGGCAATTGATCTCGTTAGGTTCTCCAAGATCGACGATCGGACGGCCATGGAAGAGGCCGCCTCCGCCGGCTTACAGAGCATGGAGCATCTCATCCGTGTCTTGTCCAGTCAAACCCCGTCTCACAACAACCTCGACTGCCGTGAAATCACCGACCTCACCGTCGCCAAGTTCAAGCAGTTCATCTCCGTCTTGAACCGGACCGGTCACGCCCGCTTCCGCCGCGGACCGGCCAAGCAACCTAGTGAATCTACCACCacctcttctcctcctcctccacctccacctcctgCCAACCCGGTCCCACCAAAGCCTCAGGTTACTTTGTCTTTTGAAACCGGAAATCCTAATACCAATACCAATACCAATACAAACACCAATTCCAAGTCCAAAGACTGCCTCACCTTATCTCCTCCCATGTCCACAACGTCGTCGTTTCTTTCTTCAGTCACCACCGGAGACGGCAGCGTTTCCAACGGCAAAGTTTTCTCTTCAGCTGCCGTACCCCCGGCGCCGGCCTTCTCCGCCGGCAAACCCCCGCTCTCCCAATCCCACCGGAAACGCTGCCACGACGAGCTCGCAACCAAAACGACATCGTCCGGTCGATGCCATTGTTCTAAAAGAAGGTACTGACTTCGATACACCCCATGTTCATTTTACCATTCTCTTATTAGTTTAAATGTTTTCTAAACTAATTAATCTGTTTATTAACAGAAAATCCAAGGTGAAGAGGACAGTCCGAGTACCGGCGATTAGTTCGAAAATCGCCGACATACCTTCCGACGAGTTTTCGTGGAGGAAGTACGGCCAAAAGCCAATCAAGGGCTCCCCATACCCACGGTAATATTCTATTTCTAAATCTGCACCGCAGATCGTGTTGAAAATTTCAAAGTCAAACATGGATCTCgaggattaattttttttttctctgccaaattattaattttagttttgtCATTTTATTTGCAGAGGCTATTATAAGTGTAGTAGCGTTCGAGGGTGTCCGGCAAGAAAACACGTGGAGCGCGCTCAAGACGACCCCACCATGCTTATCGTTACCTACGAAGCGGAGCACCGTCACCCTCACCCGCAGCAGTCAAGCTCAGTCCCGGCCGGTGTTGTCGGACTCGTGTTCCAATCCGCCTGAAGAAGGAACATTTGTTGCAATGATCGCGACGGTTGAAAAAGCGCCGTGACGCTGGAGCTGTGGCACGGCGGGTGACGTTAGAAGCCCACTGACAAAAGTCAaacaaaaatgtcaaaaatataGGGTGTAATGGGAAATGGGAAGGGGTATGATGTAAATTACGAAAGAAAGAAGGGTggaatataattttgtggatCTTGAACATtaaattaattcatttttatctTGATTTTATTCGTATTTGTTGATGATGGGATattattgaccaaaaaaaaaaaagttgatgaTGGGATATTGGATTCGTTTGGTTGAAATCTAGGTCACGCGCGCAAAAAGTCAAAAGGGGAAAGTGGGGTGGGGGGAGCATTAGCATTAGCATTAGAAATAGAATAATCTTCTTTTTTATATTCATGTCGTCTAGATGTACAGAAAGTCAATGGAGTTATTCTTGGGGGTTGGCCCCACGCCAGCTATTGCATGTTTGTGTGTGCTACTTGACTGTGAGATCCGGTTTTGGCGAGTTGTGTGTGGTGTGTAATGGGTGGAAAAGATGTAGATTTGAGCAGTGAGCTAACTTGGGTGAAAGTCACAGTTTTTCAAAGTATTGAAGTCTCGAGTTTGTGACGTCTCTTGCATTAAACTAGTTTAGCGTCTTACTTTTCTAGAGTTTCTAGCACAATCATGTTTCGAAATCGAATCTTTTATCTCAAAACCCGTTTTAAAATAAGTGGATGTGTCACTAATTTCACTTTACATTGAACATACCCTAATCTCAGTGATCCCACTTCCCATCGTCGGTTGACCCAAACTCGCTTTTCACTTGTTTACCCAcaaacataatttttttctattacatgaaagatatatatatgaagaCTTAAATTACGAGAGTAAAAGATCATTGAAACTGAATTtggacaaaaaagaagaagaagaagaagaagagttttTCTAAGAGTATTTTCATATGACAACATGTTTTTTTGAATTATCAAATGACATATTAATCCTAATGTGAAATTCCTATTATTCCATAAAATTTATTATGCAAACCtcggaaaaagaaaatagaaaaaaagaaatctaataaattttgACATAGACCCTAAATTATCATCTTGCTATCATCTATGTTGCAAACGATTTCTTTTCCAAAAAAGCAAGACCATTTGTTTAATGGTGAACAAATCAAAACTTAAACtcagtttatttattttatgactAAAAAAGTAAGTATTTTTTAGAATTGGTTGCGAATCAAGCAATATCATTGACAAAATTGTACACGATACAATAATACGACACGAGCACAAATAAAATTATAAGGACTTGGTTTCATGTAAATTGATTCGATTTCATATTGGGTCAACACGATAAGAACATGATTTTTAATGGTTTAGTTTACAGTTGATCTGTTAATGCGATAAGACTTATTAACATAAGGGTAGTCTTGTAAGTTTAAATTTCTTCGt
Coding sequences within:
- the LOC133709112 gene encoding probable WRKY transcription factor 11, which codes for MAIDLVRFSKIDDRTAMEEAASAGLQSMEHLIRVLSSQTPSHNNLDCREITDLTVAKFKQFISVLNRTGHARFRRGPAKQPSESTTTSSPPPPPPPPANPVPPKPQVTLSFETGNPNTNTNTNTNTNSKSKDCLTLSPPMSTTSSFLSSVTTGDGSVSNGKVFSSAAVPPAPAFSAGKPPLSQSHRKRCHDELATKTTSSGRCHCSKRRKSKVKRTVRVPAISSKIADIPSDEFSWRKYGQKPIKGSPYPRGYYKCSSVRGCPARKHVERAQDDPTMLIVTYEAEHRHPHPQQSSSVPAGVVGLVFQSA